Below is a window of Candidatus Obscuribacter sp. DNA.
CAGTCTTGTCCAGTCTCTTAGTATCTTGATGGCCTTCATTGGATCGACAAAGAGGCACTCAACACCAGTGATATCGTCTTTGCCAAAGTTTTCCAGTATTTGTGGATCTTTTCTCTCTGTATGATGCAGATAGATAGTGATTTTGTCATTTTTGCTAGCAGGCACCATCGACACAGCCGCGATTGGTTTGTCGTCTCCCACTTTTATGTAGCCAATTAAAATATCGTCGGGAAATGAAAAGCCCATGACGTTGGACTCCTGTCCAAAGTCTGAGAGCTTCCATCTGCCTTTAGTCAAAAAAGACGTAAAACGCTCACCAAATGTGTGCTCTTGCATGCCAATCATCAGCATGTTGTACTGCTTAAGTTTGGTGATTTCGGCATCACCGGCACCAAGGCTTTTAAGGACTTTGGTTGGCACAAGTTCTTCAGCGGCAATTTTATTCATTGGCGAACTAAACTGTTCGCCTTGTTCAGTAATGTCCAGGGCGTATTCAGATACGCTTTTGAGTTTGGACTCCTGGAGCTGATGATCTTTACTGTCAATACCTGTCTGCGATTTGTCTGGGTTTTGAGCAGCAAGAGCCAGCGTCTTAGTGTTACTTTTAGTTGGTTTAAATGTCATGCTCAATGCCCATGTGCCCAGGGCTAATATGATGGCAATGCTAGATGTGATGGCAATTTTGATTTTGCGCGAGCGGGCTTTGTTTTTTACTGAGTCAGGATCATCAGCCTTGTCCACGTCCATATCATCAAAGTTGCGTCTCTTAGCGAGCGTCGTCTGACTGCCGGTGGTGGGGCGCCCCTGGGTTGTGCGCACTATGATTGACTTGCCGTCGCGGACGCGCTCTAGATCGTGTTTGAGCTGCTCCATGGTTTGATATCTGTCGGCAGGATTTTTGCTCAGCATCTTTAGCAGGGCGAGCTCAAGAGCCTCGGGAAACTCTCTGTCTGGTGCACGACTGGATAGTGTCGGTATCTCTCCAGTTTGATGCAGCATAAAAGTCTCAAGAGCGGAGTTGCCTTGGAACGGTGGTGCTCCAGTCAGTGCCTCAAAAAAGGTACAGCCAAATGAATAAATATCTGAGCGCTCATCGACTTTTTTGCCATCGCACTGCTCAGGGCTCATGTAGTAAGGTGTGCCAAAAATGAGTCCAGTAGCTGTCTGGCTCTGAGTATTAAAACCAGCCTGGGAGAGTCTGGCAATGCCAAAATCGACGAGTTTAACGTTGACTTTTCCCTGGCGATCCATGCCCAACATGAGGTTGGAAGGTTTGACGTCTCGGTGGATAATACCGTGGCTGTGAGCCGATATTAGAGCTTCCGCTACCTGGATAAAGAGGTCGATTACTTCATCCACTGTCATAAGCGTGGAGCGGCGAATGAAAGATTCCAGGGTATCGCCAGAGAGTAATTCCATGACATAAAACGGGTACTGATTGGAATCAATACCCATGTTGTAGATGCTGACTATGCCGGGATGATTGAGCCTGGCTAGAGCGCGCGCTTCGGATTGAAATCTATTCCAGGACTCAGCCTCTAGCTCGCCGCCGGTGAGGATTTTGATGGCAAAGGGCTGTCCTAAGACCATGTGTTTGCAGGCGTACACAGTGCCCATGCCGCCCCGTCCGAGTAGTCTCGTAAGGAGGTAGTTGTCGCCGATAATCTCGCCGGGCTGATAATGTTTGCCTGGTATCTGAGACGTTGTAGCAAGAGTCTGGTCGCCCCTGGGGTTACCATATTGCAAATGTACCGCTCCAGGGTTGCTGCTAAAGTCTGCCGTAAGGTCGGCAGGCTTGCGATTGTCTACGTAGCGGGTTTTGTCTTCTGGGGTCAACATTGGATCTCTGTAGTCTTATCTATGTCCTACCCAGGCAGGCGAGCAAAGACCTATCTATTTAGGTTAAGTCTCTGACTGCCATAATAGCTTTATCTTTGTGGCAGATTAGTGTCAGACTGGCTCGGGGAGCGTGGGTCGATGATTTGGGAGTCCCGGGTGGTTACGGGCAGAGCGTGTGATACATTGAATACATGTATTACACCAGTGTTGAGAAGCTCGCTATGTCTACTTCTTTCCGATTACCTGATGATATCGAAAAGCGCCTAGAGGCTTTGGCTAGAAAGACTGGGCGTACTAAGTCTTACTATATTCGCGAAATGATTCTCGAAAAGATAGACGATCTCGAAGACTATTATCTAGCCGCAGATCGCGCGGAGCGCATTCGTCAGGGGCGACAGAGTGTATCAAGTTCTAAGCAAGTGAGAGAAGAACTTGGTTTGGAAAGTCGTTTAGATTCATTTGGTTTGAAGAGTATCGCAGAGGCGTTGCAGTAATTCCTGCTTGTGGTAAGCATTGTCACTGTGCATTGTCCAGATCCTCAGGCACAGTAATCATGAACTCCTGATCAAATCTGCCGCCCGCTACTAGTGCTCGCTTACCGGCCCCCAGGTCAAAGCTCTCTCGATCTAACAAGTGATACCAGCTATGGTTGTGACGTTTGGCGAACCATAAAAATAGCCTTTTGGTTTTGACGCTATTGCAGTCTCTTAGGAGTATGTTTAAGGCGTTGGGTCTGAGATTGGATAAGCTCTCCATAACAGCATCCACCTGATGAAAAGACTCTTTCATCGGTAGTTCGTCAATGAGTTCTAGTATCGCTCGCTCAGGAGTGGATAACCGCAAAGAATTGATTGAGTTTGCCCAAATGTGATTTGAAAAGCTTGCTTTTTTGAGTGATTCTTCTGTATCGCTTTTAGATGCGTCAGTCTTAAACAGTTTGCCTGAGTGTTGAATGAAAGTTGCATTGGCGCTGACACTATTGAGCCAGTTTGGAATTTTATAGTTAGAGTAGAGGTGGATTTCTTTAGTATTTGATAGTGAGAGGTAATGCGCAAATCCCTGTGCATCAAGTGCGCTGCGCCCTCCGACAGTAATAGGTAGCTCCAACAGCATTTGCAGAGAGAGCACTATTGATTCCCAACTGTCTTGAGCAATCAAAGTGCTATTCCTTCTGTAGAGCCCTCTGATTGGGGATTTCAACCAATTGCTTTTGACATACTTTGCTATTAGTTGCCTGCTAAATCCTTTGTTTTGAAGCCATTTGATGTCGACGAGTAGTCCTTCCGGCAAAACCTCAAGCAAATAGTTTAATTTAGTTTTGATTTGTATACTCATGGTTGTCATTATAGCGCTTGGATAAACTATGGGTTTGTTTCTAGTGGTTTTTGTATACTTATGGTATACAAAAATAGCCAAAAATAAACTAAGACGTCATTGATTCCCTTGATTGTCTGGTTTTGGCATTAAATCAGTCGCTTGCTGCATCGCCGCCAGCACTGGCTTTTGCGTTAGCCGTGAATATATTGCCGTTGAAGATAGTGATTTGTGTCCCAGTGTCTTGCCGATGATGGCAGGGCTGGCGCCCTGTATGGCCATGTAGCTCGCCAGTGTGCGCCTGAGATCATGTATGCGTAGATCCTCAACTCCAGCATCGCGACAAACTCTAGCCCAGGCCTTGCGTGGTGAATTGAGATGAGCACCAGGTATGCGAGGGCTGGGAAAGACCCAGTCGGTGGGGGAAGGGGTGTTGAGTTGTGCGTTTTTGTTGGCTTGTCTCTTACGCAATAGTGCAACTGCTTCATCTGTCAGGCTCACCACATGTGGTGCACCGTTTTTGGTCATAGGTATACGCCACATTCTTGTTTCTAGATTTATCTGTGACCACTGCATCTTAAGGACATGGCCGCATCTAGCGCCTGTATAAAGGCACATCCAAAAGAAGTCTCTAAGCACTTCATCTTTGAGATTGTTAAAAGCTTTTGCTACTCGCTCGAATTCTTCTCCAGGTTGGATGAAGCGATCACGAGACTGCATGGGGAAGCGGTCAATGCCCTTGGCTGGATTGTTGCCAACAAAGTACTCACTCTTAATCCCCCAATTAAAGATGGCGCGGATGGTGTCATGGCATCGGTTGGCACAATACACTCCACTGGTCATAGCCAGGTCATTTACCCAGTGCTGGATATCAGCCCGTCTGATAGAGCAAGCCAGTGTCGTGCCCCAGTGTTTTGCAAAGTGCCTGTTGTAATTCTCTAAAAGCTCCTTGTGATCTCTCGTGCGCGATTTTGCGTACTGCTGGTAGTAAAGGTCGAACAGTAAACCAAAAGTAATCTGCGTTGGGTCAGTGGTCTTGACTATGAGATCTTCAGATTCGATGTTTTGAGATTTTCTGGCAAGCTGGGACTTCCTGGGGACTTGAGAATTCAGAGGTCCTTGGTCCTGTGACTGGGGCTGAGCCAATTGACTAGCTGTGACAGTTGCCCGCTGGCGGGCTTCTGCCACTGTCATCTCAGGGTATTTACCTATTAATACAGTCTGGCTTATCCCTCCTATCAATAGATCTATGCCAAAGGTCATCGAGCCATCACTAGTTACAATCAGGACCAAGGCAGGCTCCTGGCGGTCTCGGTAGATTTTTATCCCCTTAGATGGTGGTTTTATGCGGCTAATGGTCGCCGCCCTTAATAACAGGACGGCAGAAGGCTCTGATACCGGGGCTTGGACTGTTGTTTCAGTGCGCGATGGTGGTTTGGCTCGTGTAGACATGTTTACTCCAGGGCTTTTAACCCGATGCGGCGCTGTGGCACCTCCTGCTGCTAAATACGAAATCAAGTGGATTAAAGTTCAAATATTTGTCTAAAGTCTGTAAACACTGACCCGCCAAGCTCTGGACTAAGAGTGCCTTCGTGATACACTGAAATTCGTCCGGGCGGTTAGCTCAATGGTGGAGCACCTCGTTTACACCGAGGGGGTTAGGAGTTCGAGTCTCTTACCGCCCAAGTCTTTCAGGGTTTTGCAAAGTTCGGTTCCGTAATCGGTTCCGTAATTAAACAAAGCCCAAGTTGATAAGAGAAATCAAACATAAACTTCTCCGTGAGTTGTTTATGTAGGTTAATACTGGAGTTGCGGTAGCAATTGCTCAGTTTCTAATAACGCATGTAGGACTTGTCTCTATTTTTGCGAAAAGGCACCACTAGTGGTTCACTTGCTAGTAGCAAAGTTGACGACTTAGGCGAGTGGGTATTCCATTCTCAAATAGATTGCTCTCTCTAGATGAGTTCCCTCAAAATCCAGAAACAGTCCAACTCGATTGTATTAGCAGTCAACTGTCCATTGGTCATTATTTTGCTGTAGATACTCAGATGCTCAGCTCAACTCTCTAGCACTTACAGATAGGAATTGTAGGCAAGACTTGGCCATACTGTTTGCGTCCTTTCATTTTTACAACGCCAATTTAATCCAGATTTGGTAATTCAGCTTTGATAGTTTGCGTGACTTCAATCAGTGCCTGCACCATATATGGTAGCATCTGTTCTCGGGGTATTTGCGTGGCGTCCATGCAGACCCAGTAATGTGTTCAAAGATCCTCTGCATCATCAAACTTCGACAATATCAAAACACCTCGTAGTTCTTCAAGAGCGTTACCGCCGTTCGCCGATTTGCCACCACGCGAGTACGTATGCCTGACTCATCACATTGAAATCTTCCTCATCGAGCAATAACTCGACAAATTCTTCAGCGTCTAGACAGTCTCGGCGCAACAGTGCAACCGCTTGATCTATGTCGTCCGGAACCTTGCGCAGCCCCTCTACGCGTCGAGCCCGTTGCAGCTCCCTCACCGTTTTGTCTTCTTCCGCCATGGGCTTTCTGCCTTATCACTTCTTTTTGTCTCGAAGATTTTTAAGTTGCTCCTGAAACAGCTGGTCATTTCCTACTTCGCCTGATTCGGCCGGCAGCGTAGCATTGCCAGTTTTGCTGGCATCGTCCTTAATTACTTCGGAACGCGGAATGAACTCCCTGAGATACTCGACTGTTCGCTTGAGTTCGTTGCGCTCATAGGAGACGAAAATCTCAGTCCAAGTCATGGTCGGACTCTTGAGGCGCTTCTTGATGTTGCGCACAGCCTCCTCAAGGACGCGTTCTCCGAGTTCTTCGTGATCGGACAGAAATTCGCAGATGAAGTCATCAGGGTGCTTGGCCACAACGGAGCTTTGTTTGAGTTGGCTATCTGGGAAGTCTTTAAGGTTCGCGGTTACTATGATGCTTGCAGTGCACTCGATCGCCGCTGCCAGAACGTGGCGATCATTAGCGTCAGGCAAAGACAAGCTTTCGATGCGATGCTCATACCCTGTGACGAGCGGCTCATAGCCTTCAAAGGCACCATCCATAAGCTTGCGTGTTACTGCAAGGGCTTCCGGTTTGATGTCAGTTCTCTCTTCTAGAAGATTGCTGATCCACTCTTCATGAATTTTGTCCGTCCATTTTGGTCGAAAGAGCTTGTTGCGGTGAGACAAAACTCCCAACTCCATTAAAAGATCTCGCAAAGGTGCCGGAAACAAAACACACGCGTCGTAGACGACTACGCAATTTCTATCCATCAGAAAACCTAATACCCCAAACCGAGTTCTTGTGCCTGCGCCACCAGGCTATCCATGGCTGTTTGCCTTTTTGCATCAGCGAGTTGCTGATACTTCATAAGGTCTTCGTACCGCACCCTTCTGTAGCGACCCACAGTTCTACAGGGGATTTTACCGTCGTCCAACAACTTCACAAAATAAGGTCGTGACACGTTGAGCAGATCGGCTGCTTCTTGCGTAGTCAACTCCGCATCGACGGGAATGAGCATCACGGCTCTTCCGGCTGCCATTTCCTCCAACAGTTCGGTTAATGCAATGAACATGCTTTTGGAAAGTTTGATTTCCATACGCTTGTTGTCAATTACCAGCTTTGCCACATGGTCAGTGCCTTCGGTGTTGAGTTGAGCAATGTTTTTTGTAGATTCCTTTGCGAGTTGAATGTCCTCCAGGCTCGGCACTACTGGTTTCGTTTTTTTGTCCAATGTAGTGAGCGTCATAGTGAGTTCCTTCTTTTCATTTCGTTTGTTTAGTTGTTTTTGTTTTGTTTGTGGTTTGCAGATTTGATTTTGGCTCCAATCTAAATATACCACCTGGTCGAAATACTCGCAATGGTCGAAAACGTCAAAGCGGACGAAGCGCTCGCTGAGGTGCTACAGTTGGGCTTACCGAGCCATCGATCCTCAATCCCCGCCGAATGAGCTATTCTTCCTAAGATACTTTCTGGAATCATTCAGAATTTCCCCCGGACAGGAAACCAGGAGCATTGATTACCAGCCGCCAGTTACTGCTGTATCGGCTTCGAGTGTCGGTTCCAGAGTGTCCAGGAGTAAAGAGATATGCCACATTGCCTGCGCTCCATGTCTGTAGCTCCTGTTCTTGCTCGTGCGTGAGTTTGTAGCCAAAGGCTTCTAACATGAACCCAACTCTTTGGACTAGTGATTTAGATCGGTACGACGGCAAAAGGTCAATTATTTTTTGCACGCTAGCGCGCG
It encodes the following:
- a CDS encoding PIN domain-containing protein gives rise to the protein MDRNCVVVYDACVLFPAPLRDLLMELGVLSHRNKLFRPKWTDKIHEEWISNLLEERTDIKPEALAVTRKLMDGAFEGYEPLVTGYEHRIESLSLPDANDRHVLAAAIECTASIIVTANLKDFPDSQLKQSSVVAKHPDDFICEFLSDHEELGERVLEEAVRNIKKRLKSPTMTWTEIFVSYERNELKRTVEYLREFIPRSEVIKDDASKTGNATLPAESGEVGNDQLFQEQLKNLRDKKK
- a CDS encoding helix-turn-helix domain-containing protein; this translates as MTLTTLDKKTKPVVPSLEDIQLAKESTKNIAQLNTEGTDHVAKLVIDNKRMEIKLSKSMFIALTELLEEMAAGRAVMLIPVDAELTTQEAADLLNVSRPYFVKLLDDGKIPCRTVGRYRRVRYEDLMKYQQLADAKRQTAMDSLVAQAQELGLGY
- a CDS encoding site-specific integrase codes for the protein MVLIVTSDGSMTFGIDLLIGGISQTVLIGKYPEMTVAEARQRATVTASQLAQPQSQDQGPLNSQVPRKSQLARKSQNIESEDLIVKTTDPTQITFGLLFDLYYQQYAKSRTRDHKELLENYNRHFAKHWGTTLACSIRRADIQHWVNDLAMTSGVYCANRCHDTIRAIFNWGIKSEYFVGNNPAKGIDRFPMQSRDRFIQPGEEFERVAKAFNNLKDEVLRDFFWMCLYTGARCGHVLKMQWSQINLETRMWRIPMTKNGAPHVVSLTDEAVALLRKRQANKNAQLNTPSPTDWVFPSPRIPGAHLNSPRKAWARVCRDAGVEDLRIHDLRRTLASYMAIQGASPAIIGKTLGHKSLSSTAIYSRLTQKPVLAAMQQATDLMPKPDNQGNQ
- a CDS encoding type IV toxin-antitoxin system AbiEi family antitoxin, whose translation is MSIQIKTKLNYLLEVLPEGLLVDIKWLQNKGFSRQLIAKYVKSNWLKSPIRGLYRRNSTLIAQDSWESIVLSLQMLLELPITVGGRSALDAQGFAHYLSLSNTKEIHLYSNYKIPNWLNSVSANATFIQHSGKLFKTDASKSDTEESLKKASFSNHIWANSINSLRLSTPERAILELIDELPMKESFHQVDAVMESLSNLRPNALNILLRDCNSVKTKRLFLWFAKRHNHSWYHLLDRESFDLGAGKRALVAGGRFDQEFMITVPEDLDNAQ
- a CDS encoding serine/threonine protein kinase, coding for MLTPEDKTRYVDNRKPADLTADFSSNPGAVHLQYGNPRGDQTLATTSQIPGKHYQPGEIIGDNYLLTRLLGRGGMGTVYACKHMVLGQPFAIKILTGGELEAESWNRFQSEARALARLNHPGIVSIYNMGIDSNQYPFYVMELLSGDTLESFIRRSTLMTVDEVIDLFIQVAEALISAHSHGIIHRDVKPSNLMLGMDRQGKVNVKLVDFGIARLSQAGFNTQSQTATGLIFGTPYYMSPEQCDGKKVDERSDIYSFGCTFFEALTGAPPFQGNSALETFMLHQTGEIPTLSSRAPDREFPEALELALLKMLSKNPADRYQTMEQLKHDLERVRDGKSIIVRTTQGRPTTGSQTTLAKRRNFDDMDVDKADDPDSVKNKARSRKIKIAITSSIAIILALGTWALSMTFKPTKSNTKTLALAAQNPDKSQTGIDSKDHQLQESKLKSVSEYALDITEQGEQFSSPMNKIAAEELVPTKVLKSLGAGDAEITKLKQYNMLMIGMQEHTFGERFTSFLTKGRWKLSDFGQESNVMGFSFPDDILIGYIKVGDDKPIAAVSMVPASKNDKITIYLHHTERKDPQILENFGKDDITGVECLFVDPMKAIKILRDWTRLEELSFFNSLTKAMPNHQDWDESDLSNEHLYFIDRLPGLKSLGLCNPKVSGSVVARMTLLDKLTTLKLKRISDVEVLLAQLPRHKKLKELWLVAQNTDNKQLELVSKIKGLETLRIRRSQLKPDSLAIFAKMPSLKHLILDKNGWSEADKARFKKALPDCQFEPMVDTTYWDIIPTIVHN
- a CDS encoding ribbon-helix-helix protein, CopG family encodes the protein MSTSFRLPDDIEKRLEALARKTGRTKSYYIREMILEKIDDLEDYYLAADRAERIRQGRQSVSSSKQVREELGLESRLDSFGLKSIAEALQ